The Setaria italica strain Yugu1 chromosome IX, Setaria_italica_v2.0, whole genome shotgun sequence genome has a window encoding:
- the LOC101762990 gene encoding putative ripening-related protein 6 has protein sequence MASSKLAVMAVLVLLLLVSARSYEQIPAVMTVNGFQRGESGGGPSECDGKYHDDNLMLAALSTGWYEGGIRCFRTIRIRSTQTGRTALAQVVDECDSTRGCRNNIVDTSKAVWAALGLDTDVGEVPVTWSDA, from the coding sequence ATGGCGAGCAGCAAGCTTGCGGTCATGGCGGTGctcgtcctgctgctgctggtgtcCGCCCGAAGCTATGAACAAATCCCCGCGGTGATGACGGTGAACGGGTTCCAGCGCGGCGAGTCCGGCGGCGGGCCGTCGGAGTGCGACGGCAAGTACCACGACGACAACCTGATGCTGGCGGCGCTGTCCACGGGGTGGTACGAGGGGGGCATTCGTTGCTTCAGGACGATCCGCATCAGGAGCACGCAGACCGGGCGCACCGCGCTCGCCCAGGTCGTGGACGAGTGCGACTCCACTCGCGGCTGCCGGAACAACATCGTCGACACGTCCAAGGCCGTGTGGGCGGCGCTCGGGCTCGACACCGACGTC
- the LOC101757423 gene encoding E3 ubiquitin-protein ligase RNF167: MLAVTVSQVVTLLSSALSGGGGGGVEVGAKADGERWRRCGGHDRAAGYCCVCISACRDGEEIRWLPCGHAFHRDCVDRWLARCRRTCPLCRLHVGGGVVGLVDEEQHHQLSEDLVIWFSSLFVAGL, translated from the coding sequence ATGCTGGCCGTGACGGTGAGCCAGGTGGTGACGCTGCTCTCCTCGGCCCtctccggcggtggtggtggcggcgtggaGGTTGGGGCGAAGGCCGACGGCGAGCGGTGGCGACGCTGCGGCGGGCACGACCGCGCGGCGGGGTACTGCTGCGTGTGCATATCGGCGtgccgcgacggcgaggagatCAGGTGGCTGCCGTGCGGCCACGCCTTCCACCGGGACTGCGTCGACCGCTGGCTGGCGCGCTGCCGGCGGACGTGCCCGCTCTGCCGCCTGCACGTCGGAGGCGGCGTCGTGGGTTTGGTCGACGAGGAGCAGCACCACCAGCTCAGCGAGGACCTCGTCATCTGGTTCTCTTCCCTCTTCGTCGCCGGCTTGTAG
- the LOC101757823 gene encoding uncharacterized protein LOC101757823 — MRRTAALLSSHGGAGGRSIPQALAAVLVCPLSKKPLRYCEASGSLVSDAVGVSFPVVDGIPCLVPKDGRLLDDHQEKSEQDSSTGDSSG; from the exons ATGCGGCGGACGGCGGCATTACTGTCgagccacggcggcgccggcggccgcagcaTCCCGCAGGCGCTCGCCGCTGTGCTCGTCTGCCCCCTCTCCAAGAAGCCTCTCAG GTACTGCGAGGCCAGCGGGTCTCTGGTCAGCGACGCCGTCGGTGTGTCTTTCCCG GTAGTCGATGGAATCCCTTGTCTTGTACCAAAAGATGGAAGGTTGCTCGATGACCACCAAGAGAAATCAGAACAAGATTCAAGCACTGGGGATTCTTCTGGTTGA